A segment of the Entomomonas moraniae genome:
ATGAGTTATGGGGCATTTGCTAAATCAACTATCTACCATCCTTATTTAACTAAAGACAGCGTAGCTGATAGCCTAGCTCTACTTCCCAAACCACCTGCCGTTGACAGTATAAGTTTTTTACGAGACAAAGAAGCCTATGAGGAAGGGCAGAGTTTAAAAAATACACCACGTTGGGTGGTAGCCAGCGAAGATGCTAACTCATCAGCCGATAACGTAGGTGAACCATTCGCCAAAGCCCTTGGTATCAATATTACAGAAAAAAATACCCCCGATACCTACCGCTTATTGCGTAATTTACGACTAGACTCAAAGCAGGGTACGCGTGCGGCTAAACTATACTATAACCGAGAAAGACCTTATGTCATGTTTAAAAGCGCTACTTGTTACCCACCTTCAGAAAAACGTCTCAGCAAAGAAGGTTCTTACCCATCAGGCCATACTACCTATGGTTGGGCTACCGCTTTAATATTGGCTGAAATTATGCCAGAACGTCAAAATGAAATCCTAAAACGAGGCTACGATTTTGGACAAAGTCGTGTTATTTGTGGTTACCATTGGCAAAGTGATGTTGATGCAGGCCGCATTATTGGGTCAGAAATAGTCGCTAGGTTACATGCAGAGCC
Coding sequences within it:
- a CDS encoding acid phosphatase, with product MKVQRVILDLLLVSSIATMSYGAFAKSTIYHPYLTKDSVADSLALLPKPPAVDSISFLRDKEAYEEGQSLKNTPRWVVASEDANSSADNVGEPFAKALGINITEKNTPDTYRLLRNLRLDSKQGTRAAKLYYNRERPYVMFKSATCYPPSEKRLSKEGSYPSGHTTYGWATALILAEIMPERQNEILKRGYDFGQSRVICGYHWQSDVDAGRIIGSEIVARLHAEPAFQKDLDKAKQELHVGLNYSSHTQFKNK